Within Desulfobacter sp., the genomic segment GTTGGGGCATTTGCCAAAGCCATGGATCAATTAACCCGGCTGAATCTCATCTCCGTCATCAAAGAATCCATTGGCCGCAAAAAGCCCTTTTTGGGCATCTGCCTGGGTATGCAGCTCTTATTTTCCACCAGTGAGGAGTTTGAAAAAACGGACGGACTGGATATAATTAAAGGCAAGGTGGTTAAGTTTCCCACGGGATATAACGGCGCCCGGGTAAAGGTCCCCCAGATCGGATGGAACCGGATACGAGGGGGGGCATTCGCCAAACCGGCACCCGTGATGGCAGGCATTGATGACGATGAATTCATGTATTTTGTGCATTCCTACTATTGTATCCCCGACCGGGAGGAGGATATTCTCACCACCACCCGGTACGGGAGCACCACCTATTGTTCTGCAGTGATGCACGACAATATTATTGCCACGCAATTCCATCCCGAAAAAAGTGCAGAAAAAGGCATCTTATTTTATAAAAACTGGGCAAACCTTGTTAAAGAAAGGGCATCAACCTATGAACAACCTGCTTGAAACCAAATACGGACTCCCCTCGGATGTCATTTTCTGCAAAAAATGTGTCATGTCCAACCAGCGGCCGGCATCGGCAGTTGAATTCAAACACACCATCAACAGCAAAAAACAAACACTGGCCTTTGACGACCAGGGCATATGTGATGCCTGCCGTGTGTCGGAGCATAAAGACAAACAAATAGACTGGAAAAAGCGGGAAGAGGAATTATTAACACTGCTGGAAAAACACCGGAAAACAGACGGGTCCTACGACTGTCTGGTCCCAGGATCCGGTGGCAAGGACAGTGCCCTCCAGGCCCATATTCTCAAATACAAATACGGGATGAACCCGCTGACCGTCACCTGGCCGCCAATCTTGTACACCGACTACGGTTACCGGAATTTCAAAAACTGGATTGATGTGGGGGGGCTGGACAACATCAGTTTCAACCGGAACGGCAGGGCAATGAGAATTTTGACCCGGCTCTCCATTGAGAACCTGTTCCACCCGTTCCAGACATTTATTTTGGGTCAAAAAAACCTGGCCCCGAAACTTGCCCTGAAATTCGGTATTCCCCTGGTTTTTTACGGGGAAAATGAAGCGGAGTACGGCAATCCCATTGCAGATAATGCAAAATCCCTCAGGGACAGGTCCTACCATACCATGAAAAACCTAAATGATATCTATCTTGGGGGGCTCCCTGTCAAAGAGATAACGGACCGGTACGATTTAACCGTGAACGATCTGATGTCATTTCTGCCGCCGGACGCAGCAGAATTCCAGAACTCCAATATTGAGGTCCACTACCTGGGGTATTACCTGAAATGGACTCCCCAGGAAGCCTATTACTACGCAGTTGAAAACACAGGGTTCAAGGCGCGCCCCTTCAGAAGCCAGGGCACCTACAGCAAGTACAACAGCATTGATGATAAAATTGATGACCTTCACTATTATACCACCTTTATCAAATTCGGCATCGGCCGGGCCACCTATGACGCCTCCCAGGAAATACGCAACAGGCATATCACCAGGGAGGAGGGGCAGGCCCTGGTAAAACGGTTTGACGGAGAATTTCCCGACCGGTACTTCAACGAAATCATGGACTACCTGGAAATGTCACCGGAATACTTTAGAAACGAACTGGCAGACAAATTCAGGTCTCCACATCTGTGGAAAAAAGTGAACGGTGAGTGGAAACTGCGTCATACGGTGAATATGGACGGCGTTGAAGACCAGGCTGGATTTTTGGGCAGCACATCAAAGATGCCGGCCGAGATCAAAGGGTGATCGCAGAAAAAATTTAGGGTTTGGTAATCAGGGCGCAGGCCTTAACAAATTGATTTTCCGGCAGCACCACCCCTTGGACAAGAACAGCATTGGATCCCATAAATGATCCCGCACCAACCCCGGCGCCCCCGTTGACCACAGCCCTGGTTGAAATATGGGTGTGATCGCCGATACAGGCATCGTGTTCCACCAAAGCGCCGGTGTTGATAATGCAATTTCTGCCAACCCTGGCACCGGCATTGACCAGGGCCTGGTGCATGACCACAGTTCCTTTTTCAATCACGGCATGGGGGGAGACACGGGCCAGGGGGGAAACCAGAACCGGCAGAGTAAACCCAAGCGCCTTTAACCGGCAAAAGGCCTTATATCTCGCTCCCGGGGGGCCGATCTGGCCGATGGTCACCAATGCATGGTCATAGGTTTGTCTCAATTTTTCCAGATCCCCGTCGCTGCCCAGTACAGGATATCCCAGTACCGGAGGAGCCCCTTCTCTTCCCGGCTGCTCCACAATCCCGGCGATTTCATATCCGGGAACCAGTTCGATCACATCAATACAGGCCCGGCAGTGACCGCCGCCGCCCACAAGAAGGATGGGAATATCAGCCATGTTTCCTCGCACTGGAGGGCAGGTTGACAATCCTTTGGCAAATCCGCCTGGCCACCGTCAGGTCGCCTTTTGGGCAATCTTTGAACATTTCCAGATCTGTCATAAGCTCCCAGGCCGGCCGGGTCATGACCCCGGCACCATTGGTCTCTTTGAGCAGCGCATCTCTTTGCGCCCTGTTTTCTGTAATTACCGCATTGAGCCAGAAATTACTCCTGGCACCGTCGGGTTCATCTACAAAAACGCCCAGACCGGTTTCTTTGAAAAAGGCATTATAGGCCTTTGCCAGGCGACGCTTATCTAATAAAAAAGCGTCCAGGCTTTCCATCTGGGCGCAGGCCAGGGCCGCATTCAAATTGGGCATTCTGTAATTATATCCGACCTCATCGTGGGCAAATTTCCAGGGATGGTCCTTTTTGGCTGTGGTGGACAGGTGTCTGGCCCTGGCTGCCAGAGCCTCATCCCCCGTAATGATGGCTCCCCCTCCCCCGCAGGTGATGGTTTTGTTGCCGTTAAAACTGAACACCCCCAATTTCCCGAAGCCACCGCAGTACCCTGACCCGCGCTTTGACCCCAGTGCTTCGGCTGCATCCTCAACCACAGGCACCCCCCAGTGTTCTGCGATGTCAAGAATAGCCTCCATCCTGCAGGGATGGCCAAAGGTATGCATGGGAAGAATGGCCGCTATCCGCCGCCCGGTTTCCCTGTTTTGACACCCCTTGCCGGACCGGACTCCGATGCGGTCCAGATAACGCTCAAGGGCCTCAGGGCAGAGGCCGAGGGTTTCCTCCTGCACATCCACAAACGAAGGCACGGCATGGTTATGGGCAATGGCATTGGCCGTAGCCACAAAGGTCAACGGCTGGGTGATGACTTCGTCCCCCCCGCGGGTTCCGGCTAATTGCAGGGCCAGCTGAAGGGCCGTGGTTCCGTTGACCGTTGCCACAACAAATCCGCCGCCCAGGTATCGGGCCAGCACCTTTTCAAACCGGCTGACATATTCCCCCACACTGGAGACAAAGGTGGAATCAAGCGTATCAAGCACATATTCCCTTTCCTTTTCTCCGAATATGGGTTCATGCAAAGGGATTGTGCCGTCTGTTTCATACCACGCCCTTATAAAATCAATCAGCCTGTCATACATTGTAGATATCTGCCTTATACCCCGATAGATTTTTTGGGTCCGTAAACCAGTCTATGGTTTTTTCAAGCCCCTGTTCAAGGGAATGGCCATGGGTAAACCCCGTCAGTTTCCGAATTTTTGTGTTATCGCAGCATAACCTTAAAACCTCCGACCCCTTGGGCCGCAGCCTCTGCTCATCCGTGATGAACCTCACATCCGAACCCATGATCTTTTTTATCATCTCCAGGGTCTCCCGGACGGAAACTTCCACGCCGGACCCGATATTGACCACCTCTCCTATGGTTTCATCGGATCCGGCCAATGCCATAAACCCGCTGCAGGTATCCAGAACATAATTAAAATCCCGTGTGGGGGTTAAATCCCCGAGCTGAATCTCTTTTTTACCGGCGGCTATCTGGCTGATAATGGTGGGAATTACCGCCCTGGCACTCTGCCGCGGCCCAAAGGTGTTAAATGGCCTGGCAATGGTTACGGGCAGACCGAATGCCAGGTAAAAACTCAGGGCCATCTGGTCCGCGCCGATCTTGCTGGCCGAATAGGGAGACTGGGGCTGCAGGGGATGCGCTTCGTCAATGGGGACATACCGGGCCGTACCGTATACCTCGGAGGTGGAGGTATGAATAAGCCGCTCACACCCGTTCTCCTTTGCCGCCTGACAGATATTCAATGTGCCCTTGACGTTGGTATCCACATAGGAATCCGGTGCCACGTAGGAATAAGGAATGGCGATAAGGGCGGCCAAATGAAAAATGATGTCCACACCCTTTGTTATTTCTCTGCAAAAATGGGGATCCCGAATGTCTCCGGACACCACCTCTATCTCATCCAGACAGGGCAGACCCTCCAGCCATCCCCAATAATTAAAGGAATTATAATATGACAGGGCTTTGACCCGGGCACCTGAGGCCGCAAGTTTTTCTGTCAGATGGGAACCAATAAACCCGTCCGCCCCTGTGACAAGAATCTTCTTATTGCTTAATTTCAACTTAAAAGCTCCATTTTTTATGACTGCCTGAATCCTCTGAATGACGGGTCACGGTCGGTATATAATGCATTGATCTGGGATACCATCCCCTGTTTTTTATTTTCAAAATAATTCCGGGTCAGCCTGGTGTTGGCCTCTGCCAGTTCCAAATAGAGTTCATCCTCGGTAAGATCTGTAAAATTGGCTGCAAACAGGTCTGAATTCAAATGCTTGTTCACGTAGAAATCATCAATGTCCTCAATCAGACCCCGCTTGATGGCTTCGTCATACAGGGGAGAGCCCGGATAAGGCGTCACCGGGCGGATGGTCCGCATCTGGGCCCCGTCATCGTGACGGATTAAAAATTCTACAGCAGCATTCAGGGTCTCCCGGGTATCACCGATATGGCCGAAGAGCATATTCAGCCCGGGGCTGATGCCTGCAGCCAGGGTGGCGGCAATTCCCTTGTCGATCTGGCTTATCGTCAGCGCTTTATTCATTTTTTTAAGCACCTGGTTATCGTAAGCTTCAATCCCGTAATTGATAAATACACAGCCGGCCCGTTTCATAAGGTCCAGCACCTCGGGCACGGCATAGTTTAGCCGTCCGTTGCAATCCCATTTAATATTGAGATTTGCCTTTAGAAAGGCTTCGCAGATTTCCCGAGTCCGCTTTTTGGAGGACATAAGCAATTCGTCGGAAAAGGCAATATAGGTAATCCCGTATTCTTTTTTTAAGAATGAGATCTCCTCAACAATAGCCTGGGCCGATCTCGGACGAAAGCCCTTATCCATCCGATAGCAAAAATTACAGGTAAAGGTGCAGCCCCTTCCCGAAAGCAGGGGCATGATAAAATCGCTATGGCTGCAATGGGGCATGCGCAGTAGCCTGTAATACTCAATGGGAAACAATTCATAGGCAGGCCATGGGATGGTATCGATATCCTGAATCAGCTCCCGCCGCGGATTAATCTTCACCTTACCGCCGTCGCTGTATGCAATGCCCTTGATATCGTTCAAAGGTGCATGGTTGGCAAAGGCCCGGCACAATTCCACGATTGTTTCTTCACCTTCACCCATAACCACCACATCAGCGCCGGTCTTTCCCAGAAAATATTCCGGTTCCGGACAGGGGCCGTGGCCACCGATGATGTAGTGTGCCGGCCGCTGCCTTGACCGTTCGATGGCACGGGAAATTGACAGAAGCTTTTTGTATTGATAGTAGCCGGCGATGATTGAAACACCGATGATGTCAAATTTATTTCGGTCCAGATACTGGGTCAGGTGGTCATCCGGGAAGTGGTGAACATCCTGGCTGTATATCTCGACCTCACACCCTTGTTTTTTCAGTACGGCCGCAATATATGCCAATCCCTGGGGGAACCAGTGAATATAGGAATCATTATCATAGACAACCAATAATACTCTCAAGCGACTTATCCTTTCCCCGTTATCAATACGTTATTTAACAAATGAAGTGCAGCCTCACTCGTCTGGGTTGATCAGTGTTTCCGTGAACCTGTACCCGGACTTTATCAACTCCCCCCGCCAAGGTCAACGGCCGGGAATCCAGCAGGCCATAATATACATACATATCGGCCTGGGACCGATATGGTTTAAGCGATTTAAAGATAAGGGGAATAAAAAAAAGGTTTTATTTGACTCGGCCGCTGCGGATAAATAAAATCCGACGTGACCCGAAATAAAAATATAAACGAAAAGTGGGGACCATTATTGGGATCCCCCTTCAACCCCACAGCCCCTGGACCGCAGATGACTGAAAACAAAGACACCCTGTATGGCCGCGCCGTACGGCATTACCAGAATAAAGACTACAATGCCGCCCTGGAACTTTGCGAAACCTGTATAAAAAATGGACAATCCGGCCCGGATATATTTTATCTCATCGGCATCATTTTCAAGGAAAACAATATGTACGAAAAAGGGGCCTATTATATCCACCGGGCCCT encodes:
- the hisH gene encoding imidazole glycerol phosphate synthase subunit HisH, translating into MKVAIIDYKMGNLFSVTNACRHVGLDPVVTLDQSQIMAADGVILPGVGAFAKAMDQLTRLNLISVIKESIGRKKPFLGICLGMQLLFSTSEEFEKTDGLDIIKGKVVKFPTGYNGARVKVPQIGWNRIRGGAFAKPAPVMAGIDDDEFMYFVHSYYCIPDREEDILTTTRYGSTTYCSAVMHDNIIATQFHPEKSAEKGILFYKNWANLVKERASTYEQPA
- a CDS encoding N-acetyl sugar amidotransferase — protein: MNNLLETKYGLPSDVIFCKKCVMSNQRPASAVEFKHTINSKKQTLAFDDQGICDACRVSEHKDKQIDWKKREEELLTLLEKHRKTDGSYDCLVPGSGGKDSALQAHILKYKYGMNPLTVTWPPILYTDYGYRNFKNWIDVGGLDNISFNRNGRAMRILTRLSIENLFHPFQTFILGQKNLAPKLALKFGIPLVFYGENEAEYGNPIADNAKSLRDRSYHTMKNLNDIYLGGLPVKEITDRYDLTVNDLMSFLPPDAAEFQNSNIEVHYLGYYLKWTPQEAYYYAVENTGFKARPFRSQGTYSKYNSIDDKIDDLHYYTTFIKFGIGRATYDASQEIRNRHITREEGQALVKRFDGEFPDRYFNEIMDYLEMSPEYFRNELADKFRSPHLWKKVNGEWKLRHTVNMDGVEDQAGFLGSTSKMPAEIKG
- a CDS encoding NeuD/PglB/VioB family sugar acetyltransferase, whose protein sequence is MADIPILLVGGGGHCRACIDVIELVPGYEIAGIVEQPGREGAPPVLGYPVLGSDGDLEKLRQTYDHALVTIGQIGPPGARYKAFCRLKALGFTLPVLVSPLARVSPHAVIEKGTVVMHQALVNAGARVGRNCIINTGALVEHDACIGDHTHISTRAVVNGGAGVGAGSFMGSNAVLVQGVVLPENQFVKACALITKP
- a CDS encoding LegC family aminotransferase, whose amino-acid sequence is MYDRLIDFIRAWYETDGTIPLHEPIFGEKEREYVLDTLDSTFVSSVGEYVSRFEKVLARYLGGGFVVATVNGTTALQLALQLAGTRGGDEVITQPLTFVATANAIAHNHAVPSFVDVQEETLGLCPEALERYLDRIGVRSGKGCQNRETGRRIAAILPMHTFGHPCRMEAILDIAEHWGVPVVEDAAEALGSKRGSGYCGGFGKLGVFSFNGNKTITCGGGGAIITGDEALAARARHLSTTAKKDHPWKFAHDEVGYNYRMPNLNAALACAQMESLDAFLLDKRRLAKAYNAFFKETGLGVFVDEPDGARSNFWLNAVITENRAQRDALLKETNGAGVMTRPAWELMTDLEMFKDCPKGDLTVARRICQRIVNLPSSARKHG
- a CDS encoding GDP-mannose 4,6-dehydratase translates to MKLSNKKILVTGADGFIGSHLTEKLAASGARVKALSYYNSFNYWGWLEGLPCLDEIEVVSGDIRDPHFCREITKGVDIIFHLAALIAIPYSYVAPDSYVDTNVKGTLNICQAAKENGCERLIHTSTSEVYGTARYVPIDEAHPLQPQSPYSASKIGADQMALSFYLAFGLPVTIARPFNTFGPRQSARAVIPTIISQIAAGKKEIQLGDLTPTRDFNYVLDTCSGFMALAGSDETIGEVVNIGSGVEVSVRETLEMIKKIMGSDVRFITDEQRLRPKGSEVLRLCCDNTKIRKLTGFTHGHSLEQGLEKTIDWFTDPKNLSGYKADIYNV
- a CDS encoding B12-binding domain-containing radical SAM protein; the encoded protein is MRVLLVVYDNDSYIHWFPQGLAYIAAVLKKQGCEVEIYSQDVHHFPDDHLTQYLDRNKFDIIGVSIIAGYYQYKKLLSISRAIERSRQRPAHYIIGGHGPCPEPEYFLGKTGADVVVMGEGEETIVELCRAFANHAPLNDIKGIAYSDGGKVKINPRRELIQDIDTIPWPAYELFPIEYYRLLRMPHCSHSDFIMPLLSGRGCTFTCNFCYRMDKGFRPRSAQAIVEEISFLKKEYGITYIAFSDELLMSSKKRTREICEAFLKANLNIKWDCNGRLNYAVPEVLDLMKRAGCVFINYGIEAYDNQVLKKMNKALTISQIDKGIAATLAAGISPGLNMLFGHIGDTRETLNAAVEFLIRHDDGAQMRTIRPVTPYPGSPLYDEAIKRGLIEDIDDFYVNKHLNSDLFAANFTDLTEDELYLELAEANTRLTRNYFENKKQGMVSQINALYTDRDPSFRGFRQS